CGGAGGCATCTCAGACTCCGGCAGCGGCGTTGATTCTCGCGGGCGCATGCGCGCAAAGTTAGCAACAAACCTTTGAAAATCAAACCCTGCCAACGCGCCCCTTTTCAAGGTTGCAGCGACAAATCCACCACCCGGGCCATGGGGGCATGATGCTCAATAATCCACCCCGCCAGATTCACCCACCGCCCGCAACGGTCCAACACCGCGCTGTCCGCCGTGGCCACCACATTTTCAGTGCGCGCCAACACGTGGTCAGGATTCATCACCAGCTCCACCTCCCATGGCCATCCTTCCCCCGCCGCCCCCTCACCCCATTCCCCTCCCCCCCGCATCAAAAAACCGCCGCGTCGTAAGGCACTTGACGGACACCAAGGCTGCGGCCGCCAAAACCACCACGCACATCAAAAAGCCCGCCCCCACAGACCGCAGGAACCGTCCCGGAAATGCCCACTTTACATTCGACGCCACTCATGCTAACAGGGCATTTCAAGATGCCCTGCATTTACGATAATATTGAGGTCTTTTTGGTGGAGGCCCTGCAAAACACGTTGAAACAATCCTTCAAGGCTGATTTATGCATAGGTTACTTTAATTTAAGAGGTTGGGCCCGCTTGGCCCCCTGGATTGAGCATTACCAAGGCACCGATGAATCATGCTGTCGCGTTCTGATTGGCATGCATCGCCCCCCGGAAGATGTCATGCGTGAAATGCAGCGCGACCCTACGAAGGAACAGTTGATTGACCGCGTCACGCTGGCGCGCTTGAAAAACCGCACGGTCCAGAGCTTCAAAGAGCAAATTGAATTCGGGTTGCCCACTTCTGCCGCCGAGGAGGCCCTGCGAACCTTGGCCAGGCAACTACGCGCCCGCAAAGTGCGCATTAAGTTGTTTCTTGCATATCCGTTACACGCCAAACTTTATTTAATCCACCGGCAAGACCGGATCACCCCGTTGGTGGGTTACCTCGGCAGCAGCAATTTGACGCTCGCCGGTCTCTCCCAGCAAGGCGAGCTCAACGTGGACGTGGTGGATCAGGACGCGGCCAACAAATTGCAATCTTGGTTTAATGATCGCTGGAACAATCTCAAAACCTTTGATTTGTCTGCGGAACTGGCAAGTCTCATCGAAAATAGTTGGGCCCGGGAAACATTAGTCGCCCCATACCATGTCTATCTCAAGATGGCCTGGCACTTGTCCGAGGATGCACGCACCGCCGATGTTGATTTCAAAGTGCCCAAAGTCTTCCACGGTGTGCTGTTGGATTTTCAAGTCGCCGCGGTGAAACTCGCCGCCAAACTCCTGCACCGCCACGGCGGTGTGCTTCTCGCCGACGTCGTTGGTCTGGGCAAGACCCTCATGGCCTGTGCCGTGGCAAAAATATTCCAAGAAGATGAGGACGCCAATATTTTGGTCATTTGCCCCCCCAAACTGCAAAACATGTGGGAGCGTTACTTGCAACAATATAAACTGCCGGGGCGGGTACTGTCGCTGGGAAAAGTCATTAATGGCCTTCCCACACTGACTCGGTATCGTCTGGTGATTATTGATGAAAGCCACAATTTCCGCAATCGGGAGGGGGATCGCTATCGCGCGATTCTCAATTATCTCGAGACGATGAACCCCCGGGTTATTCTACTGACCGCCACTCCCTACAACAAGCAATATGCCGACCTGAGCAATCAATTACGCCTTTTCCTCGACCCCGATGCCGACCTGCGCGTACGCCCGGAGCGTTTCTTCCAAGATTGGCACAAACAAGGCAAATCCGAGGCGGATTTTATCGCGCGCTATCAAGCTTCACCCCGTTCGCTGCGGGCCTTTGAACAAAGCCCGTACCCTGAGGACTGGCAGGACCTCATGCGCCATTACATGGTGCGCCGCACCCGAAACTTCATCATCGCCAATTATGCGCAGCTCGATTCAAATAAAAAACGCCATTACCTTCTAGTAAACGGCAACCGCAGTTATCTGCCGGTGCGCCAGCCTAAAACCCAGACTTTTGCTGTTGATGATCAAAATCCCAACGATACCTATGCCCGTCTTTATTGTGACAACGTCGTGACCACCATCGCCTCCCTGGCCCTTCCGCGTTACGGCCTGGCCAATTACCTGATCCCCAATGCTGACCAACAGGCTAACGACAAGGAGAAGATCATACTGAACAACCTCAACCGTGCTGGCAAACGTCTCCTGGGGTTTTGCCGCACCAATCTTTTCAAACGCCTGGAGTCCAGCGGTTACAGCTTTCTCCTGTCCATTGAGCGCCATATTCTGCGCAACCTTATTCATGTTCACGCCTTGGAAAATAACCTTCCGGTTCCCATTGGCACTCAAAACGCTTCCAGCCTCGACCCTCTGTCCAACGATACCGATGAGGAGTACGAGACTGAAGCATATTCAGAAAGGAACCCCCCATCTTGGACTCCCTTAAGCATGACTTACCGTTTCCACCCGGACTTGAAGGCATATGCCGAGCGCGCTGCGGAAAATTATAAATTCTACGAGAAATATTTGTCTCATCGCTTTCACTGGCTGCCCGCCAAGTTCTTCCAGCCACAATTAAAAGACGACCTGTTGCGCGATGTTCAAGCGCTGCTCAAAATCCTCCAAACCGCCAAGGAATGGGACCCCCAAACCGACGCCAAACTCCAGGTGCTCCAGACGATGCTGACCCACACCCACCCCAAGGACAAAGTCCTGGTTTTCAGCCAGTTTGCCGACACGGCTCTCTATCTAGGCCGCGAACTCAAGCGCGCCGGGCTCTCGGATATGGAGGTGGTTACCAGTTTTACCCAGAACCCCGATGAGTTAGCCCGCTGTTTCAGTCCGCGCTCCAATGGCGGGTTGCCCCAACACCGCTCTGAATTGCGCCTCCTCATCACCACCGACCTGCTTTCGGAAGGCCAAAACCTTCAAGATGCTCACATCATCATCAATTATGACCTGCCTTGGGCCATCATCCGCTTGATTCAACGCGCCGGACGGGTGGACCGCATCGGTCAGCAACACGATACCATCTTCGTTTATTCCTTTGTGCCGGCCGAGGGTGTCGAAAAGGTCATTGGCCTCCGCAGCCGCCTCAGCCAACGCCTGCGCGACAACCAGGAAGTCGTCGGCACGGATGAATCTTTCTTTGGCGAGTCGTCCGCGGAGAAACTTCGCGACCTCTACAGCGAAAAGCGCGTCCTTGATGACGATGCCGATGAGGACGTTGACTTGGTCAGTTTGGCCCAGCAAGTATGGAATAGCGCCCAGCCGGCAGACCGCCAAATCGTCGAGCAGCTACCCGCCGTGATTTCCGCCGCGCGCGCCGCCCGTCCTGCCGCGCCGGGACAGGAACCCGAAACCCCAGGCTCGGTGGTTTACCTCCGTTATCCGGATAAATCCGATGCCCTCATCCGCGTGAATCAAGACGGCGCCGTCCTTTCCCAATCCTTGAGCGCCATTTTTCGTGCCGCAGCCTGCAAGCCCAATACCCCCGCCTTGCCGGTGCCTCCCGCTCACTACGACCTTGTGGCAGCCGCCCTCCGCTCCGCCAAGGAGGAGCTGGAAACCCTCGGGGGCCAGTTGGGCAGTATGCGCAGCACCCGCCGCAAACTTTACGAACGTCTGAAGGCGTATAAACACCAGCTCGAGCTCCGCCGCCCGCCTGCGCCCGAAGAATTACGGCAAAAAATCGATACCCTTCTCAACGTGCTGTTCCAAAACCCTTTATTGGAAGCGGCCCGGGAATCCCTGGCCCGCCAGATGCGCGCCGGTTGTGCCGATGACGACCTGGTTGAAAACGCCTTCCGCCTCTATGAAAATGCCAAACTTTGTCAAATCTCCACTGACAGCGAAACCGTGACCGAACCGCAAATCCTTTGTGCGTTGAATATTCAACCCCTTGAACCCAATGTCTCCAACACCCCACGACCTGCACCGTCATCTTAAGCAAGCGCTCGACTCGTTGCCCCAAGCCAACGACCCCGCCCAAGCCCTCACCACTTTGTTTGTTGAACACTTAGGCTGGAGCGCAGTCGCCAACCCACAAAAACGCCAGATCACAGGGGCGCCTCACAAGGGGCAGCTCGAGCTGCAATCCATCGCCCAAATGTCCAATTTGCCCGTTTCTTTGGTTCGCTGGCCCCTTACTTCTCTGCCCACACTCACCAGCCGCCGGGACTTGCATCAAGCCCTGGCCTCCACTAACACCGAGCACCTGGTGGTGTACATTACTTCGGACCAGCGCCAAATCGCCTTTACCCGGGACCGCCGCCGACAGGACCGCAAGATGGAACTCCGCACCCTGCCCTACGAAGCCGGCTCGCCCGCCCGCACCACCCTCGAACGACTGGCTTTACTCGCCTTTTCCCTGCAAGAGCTGGAGCAGCTCCCAAACGCCACTCCTCTTCCCACCAAGGTCATTGAAAAGCTCGACGAGGCCTTTAATGTTCAGGCGGTTACCGACCAGTTCTTTAATGACTACCAGAAGGTTTTCCATGAGCTGCAAGACCGCTTGCGCAAAACGTCCAACAACCCTGTCTGGGCTCACGATTACGCCCTCCAACTGCTCAACCGCCTCCTGTTTCTCTACTTCATCCAGCGCAAACGCTGGCTCGGCAACAACCCGAACTTCCTCGCCCAATTCTGGCACGCCTACAATACCTCCGGCCAGCCCAAGAACACCTTCTTCGACCGCTGGCTCTCCGTCCTGTTCTTCGAGGCGTTCAACAACAAATTCCACGGCGGCCACCGGCTTTTCCCCAAGGAAATCTTCGACGCCCTCATGGCCGCCCCCTACCTCAACGGCGGTTTGTTCGCCCAAAACAATCTCGACAACGCCCACGACCCCAAACTGCCCGACGACTTCTTCGCCACGCTCTTCGACAGCTTCGACGGCAGCAGCCCCGGCTTTCTCGAACGCTACAACTTCACCATCGCTGAATCCACCCCGCTGGACATCGAGGTCGCCGTGGACCCCGAAATGATCGGCAAAGTCTATGAATCCCTCGTCAACATCGCCTTCGAGGGACTCACCGAAGACGACCAGCGCGGCTCGGCCGGCATCTTCTACACCCCGCGCATCGAAATTGACCTGATGTGCCGACTCAGCCTCACCGACACCCTCGCCAACCGGCTCGGCCAGGACAAAAAGGCGCTCCTCTACGACGCCGTCTTCGCCTACGACCCCGCCGACAAAGAAGCCGCCGACCGCGCGCTGGCCGCCCACGACCTCTGGCCCAAACTCTCCGGCCTCCTCCGCGAAACCACCGTCTGCGACCCCGCCTGCGGCTCCGGCTCGTTCCTTGTCGGCATGTTGCTGGTGCTCGACGACCTCCAAGCCCGCGCCAACGCCCAACTCGGCCTCGAAGAAACCCCCTACGAACGCCGCCGCCGCATCATCGGCGAACAACTCTACGGCGTGGACGTGATGGACTGGGCCGTCCACGTCGCTGAACTCCGTCTCTGGCTGCAACTGGTCGTCGAAACTGACCTCAAACCCGCCGAACTCCGCTTCCGCCCGCTCCTGCCCAATCTCTCCTTCAAAGTCCGTTGCGGCGACAGCCTCGTGCAGGAAATCGGCGGCATCAACCTCGGCCTCCACCGCGCCCACCTCGACATCCCCGCCCCGCTCAAAGGCCGACTCACCCAGCTCAAAGGCAAAAAACTCCGCTTCTACCAGGGCGAAGCCGGCCTGCGCGAAACCGACCTCAAAAAGGAAGAACTCGACGTCTTCCGCGACATCCTCACCCACAAACGCCTCGCCCTCCAGAAATCCATCACCGCGCTCACCCGGCATATCGAGTCGCCGCCCGAACAAATCGAGCTGGCCGGCATCGCCCCCGGCCGGGCCAAACAGGAACGTCTCCGCCTCGAAGACCAATGGCGCGCCGAACGCGCCGAGCGCCAGGCCGAACTGGAACGCATCAACCAAGCCCTGCACGCGCTGCGCACCTCCCAACAAGTCCCGTTCGTTTGGGACATCGCCTTTGTCGAAATCTTCGAGGGCGACAAAGCCGGCTTCGACATCGTCATCGGCAACCCGCCTTATGTCCGGCAGGAGATGATTGCCCCGCCCGCGCTCGACCCCGCCGACTTCGGTGGCGAAACCGCCGACCGCTGGAAAGAACAAAAGAAAGCCTACAAGGCCAAACTCCAGGAATCCGTCGCCGCCGCGTTTCCGAAATTCTTCCGCTACAAACCCGGCTCGACCGATTTCCGCAAGCTCGACGGCAAAAGCGATCTCTACATCTACTTCTACCTGCACGGGCTGGCGTTGCTGGCCGAGCGCGGCAGCTTCTGCTTCATCACCTCCAACTCCTGGCTCGATGTCGGCTACGGCGCAGACCTGCAGGAGTTCCTCCTCAAACACAGCCGCGTCAAATTCATCCTCGACAACGAACGGAAACGCTCCTTCGCCCAGGCCGACGTCAACACCATCATCGCCCTGCTCGCCCCGCCCGACGACCGCCGCGAGACCGGCCTCGACCAGACCGCCCGCTTCGTCATGTTCAAAGTCCCCTTCGAGGACGTGCTCGACGCCGACACATTCAAGACGCTGGAGGCAGCGACCGAACGCCAGAGCACCGACCGCTGGCGCATCTGCGCCCGACCCCAGCGCGACCTGTTCGAGGAAGGCCTCGCCCGCGAGGGAGACGACGACGAACCTGCGCCTGCCGGCAAGAAACCGCGCGGCCCGTTCATCAAGACCGCCCGCTACGAAGCCAACAAATGGGGCGGCAAATACCTCCGCGCCCCGGAAATCTTCTTCACCATTCTGGAAAAAGGCAAAGGCAAGCTCGTGCGCCTCGGCGACATCGCCGAAGTGCGCCGCGGCTTCACGACCGGCGCCAATGAGTTTTTCTATCTCGACGACGAAACCATCCGCCAGTGGGGCATCGAACCCGAATTCCTCAAGCCGGTCATCAAAAGCCCGCGCGAATGCCGCTCCATCGTCATCAAGCCCGAAGACCTGAAACTCAAAATCTTCATGTGCCACAAAGAGAAAGCCGACCTCAAAGGCACAAACGCCCTCGAATACATCAAATGGGGCGAATCGCAGGGCTTCCACCTGCGCCCAAGCTGCCGAGGAAGGCAAAGGTGGTGGGAAGCTGGGCTGGAGATTGGCAACGGAGTGTTTGTGAAAGAAGCTAACGACAGCTCCGCTGTATTTTTCAATCCCGTGAGGCTCCCAGTAGATTGTCGTCTTTATGTTGCTCAGTTGTCTGTTGAGCAGTTGGCATATCTTAACTCGGCCATAGCATGCTTACTGTTTGAGATTTTCAATCGGGCTGGCTTGGGTGAAGGTGCTCGCAGTCTAATGGTTTCCGATTACAACAAAGTTCCGTGTCTCTTCACAGAGGGAGAGTTACCAGGTTTCCGGAAGACGTTTAACAGCATTTGCCACAAGCAGCCAAGGAAACTATTAGACCCAGTCGACCGGGATTGGTGGGAAAGACTGGGTAGATCATGACCCCCCCGTGGTTAAGATCAACGTGTTGAGTGCACGCCGCAAGGATGAGCTGCTGCACCTCCTCCGGAGGAGGTGCAGCAGCGGCGCGCCCCATCTGCTATCCTCCCGGCGTGCACACCACCTACTTTGAATTGTACCGTATGCGCACCCACCGCCATTGGTTGCGACAAAAACTCGTCGCCTTCGCCAAAACCCACGGCATCAAAGCCGCCGTCCGCGAGTTCGGCTGTTCCCGCAACACCGTCCGTAAATGGCTCCGACGCCACGTGCCCGGCAAGCCCTCCTCCCTCCAAGAACACAGCCGCCGCCCACGACGCTCCCCCCGCCGTATCCCCTCCGGCCTCGAAGGCCAAATCGTCAAACTCCGCCACCAAACCGGCTTCGGCGCCGAACGCCTCCAGCGCGAATTCGCCCTCCCTGCAACCACAACGCCATCGCCCGCGTCCTCCGCCAACACCATCTCCTCCGCCCACGCAAAAGAAACCCGCCACCAAAAACTCCTCCGCGCCCTCAAACGGAACTGGCCACTCTTCTCCCAACTCTCCGCCGATACCAAGTATTTACAGGACATTCCCCATTACTGGCCCCAAATGAACCGCCTCCACCTCCCCGCTTCCAATACACCGTCCGCGAACCAGTCTCCGGCGCCTGCTTCACCGGCTACGCCGACGAACTCTCCAAATCCTACGCCACCCTCCTGGCCACACAACTCTCCGCCCACCTCGCCGCCCACGGCGTCAACCTCACCACCCTGGTCTGGCAAACCGACAACGGCAGTGAATTCCAAGTCAACCAACACCACCAAGGCCTCCCCGCCACCGTCCGCGCCCTCGGCTCCGACCACCGCTTCATCCCTCCCAAACGCTACACCTGGCAAAGCGACGTCGAAACCGTCCACCGCCTGGTCGAAGACGAATTCTTCGACCGCGAAACCTTCTCCAGCCCCCAAGACTTTTGGGCCAAAATCACCACCTACTGGCTGTACTTCAACCTCGTCCGCCCCAACCGCGGCAAAGAATGGCAAAGCCCACTCCAAATCCTCAACGCCAAGGCCCCAGCCCTCGCCGGGGCCCTAATCCACTGGCTCCCCCTCAACCTCTCCCAACCCCACCATCCCGACTTGCCTCCACCCCTCCACCGGGGTCATGATCTACCCAGCTTTCCCTTCGACCGGGATTGGCATGCCCTGGACGATGTGGTGTTTGATGTGTTGGGGTTGACGGCCGGGGAGCGGGAGGCGGTGTATGAGGCGGTGGTGGGGCTGGTCCGCGCCCGCCTCGAAAAAGCAAACAGCGTGTAAACAAAGAAAGGAGCGGGTATGGAAATTCATTTCCTTGATGTCGGTTGTGGAAACATGACCTTATGGCTGTTCCCGGACGGACCAACATGGATGTGCGATTGCAACATCACCGATGAGAACGAGGACGCCGTAATGCGCTACCTTGCCAAGACGATGTCCGGACGGCGAAACATCCACGCATTCATCTGTTCGCACCGCGATGCCGACCACATGCGGGGCATCAAGAAACTCCACAAGGCGTATCCTCTGGGCGGCATTTGGGATAACGGCGTCCAGGGGACAACGACGGATAGCCCCGAATATCGCGAGTACATGGACCTTCGTCGGCAACTAAAGCATGGCGAAATTCAAGCGGGTTCTTCTGAAACGATTGGGGAAGTCGTGGTTTCGTGGCTGCATTCGAAAGACCAAAATTACTCCGACGCGAACGACCAAAGCATCGTCGTGAAAATTGATTTTAATGGCAGTTCGGCTCTGCTTGCCAGCGACACCAGCTACGCACCGTGGAAGGGAAAGCTCGTTCGGCAATACGGCGCAAAACTCAAATCCAACATCCTGCTCGCAGCGCACCATGGCTCAATCACGTTCTTCGACGACCCTTCGGATACGCAGCACTACTATACGGCACATATCCAGACGATTTCACCCGCTATGACCTTGATTTCCGTTGGCCCAAACGTCCATGGCCTACCGGACAAAAAAGCCGTCGAGCTTTACGAGAAATACAGTTCGGGTTCGAACCAAGGCAACAAGGTCTTCACCACAGAGGAGAAGGGCAACATGAAGCTCGTCCTGCAAGGTGACGGTGCATGGACGTTAAATGTCGGTCAATGAGGATTTGCCATGGTTGCGCGTTTTGACCTTTACGATTTCCTTGCCAACCTGATTCCCGGTTTGGTGTTCCTCTGGTGCGTGCAGATGCTGGCCGGGTTGTTTGGCTGGACTTTGCCGCTGGATTTCACCGGCGGGCTGGCCGAAACCTCCATCCTCATTGCCATCGGCTACGTCACCGGCCTGCTTCTCCAAGGCTTGAGTCAAGGGCTGGTCGAAAGGCGCATCCTCAAATCCCGGTGGCGCGGTTTCCCCTCCGAACGCTGGCTGTTGCCCGACGACGACCATTTCTCCGCCGACTACAAGCAGCGGCTGCTGGAGCAAATCCACGAACGTTTCAAAGTCGCCACCGATCCCGGCCTACCGCCCGATTGCCCGCCCGACTGCGAGCGGGAATTGCGCCTGAAAAAGAACCGCGAACTCTTCTACCTTGTTTACCATGCCGTCGGTGAAACCAGTCCGCGCCCGCTGACCTTCAACGCCCACTACGGCCTGTTCCGCGTCCTGCTGACCATGTTCTCATTGCTCGCCCTGCTTTCCCTTGCCGGGCTAGGGTGGTCATGGTGTTGCCGGCCCGCTCACCATCTGTCGTTTGCGCTGTGGGCTGTCGTGTTCGTCGCGGCGACATGGATTGCCTACTTCCGCTGCAAAAAACGCGGTGAAGATTTTGCTCAATCCGTTTACGACCTTTTCATGGCCGGTGCGACCGACAAACCACCAGCGGACAAATCAACATGAAAACCTGCCCCGCAACGGCCGGGGAGCGGGAGGCGGTGTACGAGGCGGTGGTGGCGCTGGCGTGAAGCCGTGGAAGGCCTTGGCGTGCTCGTGTTTCAGTTTCTCAAGGTCGGTCTCCAACAAGCGCGGGGCGTGACCGTGCTGCGTTTCCCGTTGCCGGTGATTGGCATCAACAGCAAGGAAACTTCGGCAGGCGCACGGGCGTTCACGTTGATGCACGAACTGACGCACCTGGCGCTGGCGGTCGGGCACGAGGAAGATGTCGCGTTGCGGGAACGGCGGCCGGAGGAGGAATGGGAGCGGGTCGAGCGGTTTGCCGAAGAAGCGGCGAGCAGCGCGCTCATTCCAGAAGAAACACTTGCCCAGTTTTTGCAGCGGCCAGGGGTGCGGCGGGATGCCTGGGATGTGCCGCAGGTGCGAGAGTTGGCGGCGAAGTTCCGCGTGACCCCGCTGGCCATGGCCACGCGATTGCGCGCTGCGGGGGCGTTGAGTTGGGAGGGTTACCGGCGATGGAAAGAACAATGGGATGCCTACGTGGCGAGCCTGCCGCCGTGGCGAGGCGGGTTCGCATCGCCGGTGGAAAAGACCATCGGTCGCGCCGGGCGCCCCTTCGCCCAATTGGTGCTCGAAGCGCTCGATGCCAACCGCATTACGGCAGTGGAGGCGTGCCGGCATCTGGACCTGCGGTTCGATCACTTCGAGAAGCTGCGGAGCGAATTGCGTGGCGGGCCGGGCAGCGGCCGCGAGCCGTTGGACGCCGGCGGGAGAATTGGCCATCCATTCATTCAACACCA
This is a stretch of genomic DNA from Fontisphaera persica. It encodes these proteins:
- a CDS encoding ComEC/Rec2 family competence protein, whose product is MEIHFLDVGCGNMTLWLFPDGPTWMCDCNITDENEDAVMRYLAKTMSGRRNIHAFICSHRDADHMRGIKKLHKAYPLGGIWDNGVQGTTTDSPEYREYMDLRRQLKHGEIQAGSSETIGEVVVSWLHSKDQNYSDANDQSIVVKIDFNGSSALLASDTSYAPWKGKLVRQYGAKLKSNILLAAHHGSITFFDDPSDTQHYYTAHIQTISPAMTLISVGPNVHGLPDKKAVELYEKYSSGSNQGNKVFTTEEKGNMKLVLQGDGAWTLNVGQ
- a CDS encoding Eco57I restriction-modification methylase domain-containing protein, whose amino-acid sequence is MVRWPLTSLPTLTSRRDLHQALASTNTEHLVVYITSDQRQIAFTRDRRRQDRKMELRTLPYEAGSPARTTLERLALLAFSLQELEQLPNATPLPTKVIEKLDEAFNVQAVTDQFFNDYQKVFHELQDRLRKTSNNPVWAHDYALQLLNRLLFLYFIQRKRWLGNNPNFLAQFWHAYNTSGQPKNTFFDRWLSVLFFEAFNNKFHGGHRLFPKEIFDALMAAPYLNGGLFAQNNLDNAHDPKLPDDFFATLFDSFDGSSPGFLERYNFTIAESTPLDIEVAVDPEMIGKVYESLVNIAFEGLTEDDQRGSAGIFYTPRIEIDLMCRLSLTDTLANRLGQDKKALLYDAVFAYDPADKEAADRALAAHDLWPKLSGLLRETTVCDPACGSGSFLVGMLLVLDDLQARANAQLGLEETPYERRRRIIGEQLYGVDVMDWAVHVAELRLWLQLVVETDLKPAELRFRPLLPNLSFKVRCGDSLVQEIGGINLGLHRAHLDIPAPLKGRLTQLKGKKLRFYQGEAGLRETDLKKEELDVFRDILTHKRLALQKSITALTRHIESPPEQIELAGIAPGRAKQERLRLEDQWRAERAERQAELERINQALHALRTSQQVPFVWDIAFVEIFEGDKAGFDIVIGNPPYVRQEMIAPPALDPADFGGETADRWKEQKKAYKAKLQESVAAAFPKFFRYKPGSTDFRKLDGKSDLYIYFYLHGLALLAERGSFCFITSNSWLDVGYGADLQEFLLKHSRVKFILDNERKRSFAQADVNTIIALLAPPDDRRETGLDQTARFVMFKVPFEDVLDADTFKTLEAATERQSTDRWRICARPQRDLFEEGLAREGDDDEPAPAGKKPRGPFIKTARYEANKWGGKYLRAPEIFFTILEKGKGKLVRLGDIAEVRRGFTTGANEFFYLDDETIRQWGIEPEFLKPVIKSPRECRSIVIKPEDLKLKIFMCHKEKADLKGTNALEYIKWGESQGFHLRPSCRGRQRWWEAGLEIGNGVFVKEANDSSAVFFNPVRLPVDCRLYVAQLSVEQLAYLNSAIACLLFEIFNRAGLGEGARSLMVSDYNKVPCLFTEGELPGFRKTFNSICHKQPRKLLDPVDRDWWERLGRS
- a CDS encoding helicase-related protein; protein product: MHRPPEDVMREMQRDPTKEQLIDRVTLARLKNRTVQSFKEQIEFGLPTSAAEEALRTLARQLRARKVRIKLFLAYPLHAKLYLIHRQDRITPLVGYLGSSNLTLAGLSQQGELNVDVVDQDAANKLQSWFNDRWNNLKTFDLSAELASLIENSWARETLVAPYHVYLKMAWHLSEDARTADVDFKVPKVFHGVLLDFQVAAVKLAAKLLHRHGGVLLADVVGLGKTLMACAVAKIFQEDEDANILVICPPKLQNMWERYLQQYKLPGRVLSLGKVINGLPTLTRYRLVIIDESHNFRNREGDRYRAILNYLETMNPRVILLTATPYNKQYADLSNQLRLFLDPDADLRVRPERFFQDWHKQGKSEADFIARYQASPRSLRAFEQSPYPEDWQDLMRHYMVRRTRNFIIANYAQLDSNKKRHYLLVNGNRSYLPVRQPKTQTFAVDDQNPNDTYARLYCDNVVTTIASLALPRYGLANYLIPNADQQANDKEKIILNNLNRAGKRLLGFCRTNLFKRLESSGYSFLLSIERHILRNLIHVHALENNLPVPIGTQNASSLDPLSNDTDEEYETEAYSERNPPSWTPLSMTYRFHPDLKAYAERAAENYKFYEKYLSHRFHWLPAKFFQPQLKDDLLRDVQALLKILQTAKEWDPQTDAKLQVLQTMLTHTHPKDKVLVFSQFADTALYLGRELKRAGLSDMEVVTSFTQNPDELARCFSPRSNGGLPQHRSELRLLITTDLLSEGQNLQDAHIIINYDLPWAIIRLIQRAGRVDRIGQQHDTIFVYSFVPAEGVEKVIGLRSRLSQRLRDNQEVVGTDESFFGESSAEKLRDLYSEKRVLDDDADEDVDLVSLAQQVWNSAQPADRQIVEQLPAVISAARAARPAAPGQEPETPGSVVYLRYPDKSDALIRVNQDGAVLSQSLSAIFRAAACKPNTPALPVPPAHYDLVAAALRSAKEELETLGGQLGSMRSTRRKLYERLKAYKHQLELRRPPAPEELRQKIDTLLNVLFQNPLLEAARESLARQMRAGCADDDLVENAFRLYENAKLCQISTDSETVTEPQILCALNIQPLEPNVSNTPRPAPSS
- a CDS encoding ImmA/IrrE family metallo-endopeptidase; the encoded protein is MIGINSKETSAGARAFTLMHELTHLALAVGHEEDVALRERRPEEEWERVERFAEEAASSALIPEETLAQFLQRPGVRRDAWDVPQVRELAAKFRVTPLAMATRLRAAGALSWEGYRRWKEQWDAYVASLPPWRGGFASPVEKTIGRAGRPFAQLVLEALDANRITAVEACRHLDLRFDHFEKLRSELRGGPGSGREPLDAGGRIGHPFIQHHPVRQRPRIGQRRNIRCHNLI
- a CDS encoding DUF5616 domain-containing protein gives rise to the protein MRGGGEWGEGAAGEGWPWEVELVMNPDHVLARTENVVATADSAVLDRCGRWVNLAGWIIEHHAPMARVVDLSLQP